A single genomic interval of Malania oleifera isolate guangnan ecotype guangnan chromosome 13, ASM2987363v1, whole genome shotgun sequence harbors:
- the LOC131145725 gene encoding 21 kDa protein-like, protein MGFFQALPFLLSLLLITSSADQTFPSGRHQRGQKPHKPDDHSLKMLCMSSTFPEACCDSLRPFAYAVQSSRQKLVDVSLSVSVKAACSTSDFLKHCQQKYGGGPLKDCITTVADSVDRLKQSLRELKRLIRDGSDHAKFHLQNIQTWASAALTDDQTCLDGVKQGGAKAASPVLRAKVKVSITKVAELTSNALYFINKFNVTS, encoded by the coding sequence ATGGGTTTTTTCCAAGCTCTCccatttcttctctctctcctcctcatCACCTCAAGCGCCGACCAGACCTTCCCCTCTGGCCGCCACCAGCGCGGCCAAAAACCCCACAAGCCTGACGACCACTCCCTCAAGATGCTCTGCATGTCGTCCACCTTCCCGGAGGCCTGCTGCGACTCCCTCCGGCCGTTCGCCTACGCCGTCCAGAGCAGCCGCCAGAAGCTCGTCGACGTCTCCCTCAGCGTCTCCGTCAAGGCCGCCTGCAGCACCTCCGACTTCCTCAAGCACTGCCAACAGAAGTACGGCGGGGGTCCCTTGAAGGATTGCATCACCACCGTGGCGGACTCGGTCGACCGGCTGAAGCAGTCGCTTCGGGAGCTGAAGCGGCTCATCCGCGACGGCTCTGATCACGCGAAATTCCACCTGCAGAATATACAAACGTGGGCAAGCGCTGCCTTGACGGACGACCAGACGTGCCTCGACGGGGTGAAGCAAGGTGGCGCGAAGGCGGCGAGCCCGGTGCTGAGGGCGAAGGTGAAAGTGAGCATTACAAAAGTTGCGGAGCTCACCAGCAATGCTTTGTATTTCATTAACAAATTTAACGTGACAAGCTAG